One Octopus sinensis linkage group LG21, ASM634580v1, whole genome shotgun sequence DNA segment encodes these proteins:
- the LOC115222918 gene encoding zinc finger protein-like gives MELELCEREPETTDFLDGTLKEREKISYDCDICRKSFSQKRNLTTHKRIHTGEKPYHCDICGKSFSHRNALTVHKRTHTGEKPYNCSICGKPFSHGNALTIHKRIHTGEKPYHCDICGKSFSRGSQLNTHACIHTEQ, from the exons ATGGAATTAGAGTTATGTGAGAGAGAGCCTGAAACGACTGATTTTCTTGATGGAACACTGAAAGAGCGAGAAAAAAtatcatatgactgtgacatatgtagaaaatcattctctcaaaaaagaaACCTAACTAcacataaacgcattcatacag gagagaagccatatcactgtgatatttgtggtaaatcattctctcatagaaaTGCCTTAACTGTACACAAACGGACTCAcactggggagaaaccatataACTGCAGTATCTGTGGTAAACCTTTCTCTCATGGAAATGCGTTaactatacataaacgtattcatacaggggagaagccatatcactgtgatatctgtggtaaatcattctctagaggTAGTCAgttaaatacacatgcatgtattcatacagaACAATAA
- the LOC115222801 gene encoding protein GVQW3 — MSRTQVYDWYRRFQYGRRSVDSDERSGRPATSRTNKNIADVLEALKRNRKITIRKLSKDVNISYGSVQSIITEDLDIKREPAKVAKMSGTVKNKPATPKKAALKSANSPAKSSVVKPEEASEECEEAETRQETNSEESYQKNCYLWNIKK, encoded by the exons atgagccgcacacaagtctACGATTGGTACAGACGTTTCCAATATGGCCGGAGAAGTGTGGATAGTGATGAACGGTcagggagacccgcaaccagcagaacgaataaaaacatcgcagatgtgcttGAAGCTTTGAAGAGAAATCGAAAAATCACCATCCGTAAGTTATCAAAGGATGTGAACATTAGTTACGGTtcggttcagtccattatcaccgaAGATTTGGATATAAAACGCGAGCCTGCGAAAGTCGCTAAAATGTCTGGTACTGTGAAAAACAAACCGGCGACACCTAAGAAGGCAGCATTGAAGTCTGCCAACTCTCCCGCAAAATCCAGTGTAGTCAAACCCGAAGAAGCCAGCGAAGAATGTGAAGAAGCAGAAACCCGTCAAGAAACTAACAGCGAAGAAAGCTACCAAAAA aatTGTTATCTTTGGAATattaagaaatga